GTATTGTAACCACTTGATTATAGCGACAAAACAGCCATTAATAGATGCGTCCGACTTGAAGTTCAAAATCTGTTTTCCCATGATACCTGTATCTATCAGCATAACAGGAGGCAGATATCGTGTACACGGGGAAACTGGTTTTCTCTCAGCTCATGGATCATCTTCCGTGGGACACCTTCCACAGATACGTAAAACGTTACAACGGCAATCATAAAGTCAAATCATTCTTCTGCGCGGAGCAGTATCGCTGCATGGCCTTTGCCCAGCTTACCTGCAGAGAAAGCCTTCGTGATGTAGAATCATGCCTCCGGGCCCAACAAGCACGACTCTACCATATAGGAATCAAAGGTTCCGTATCACGTAACACCCTTGCCAATGCAAACAAAGTTCGCAACTGGCAAATCTATGCGGATTTCGCACAGCACCTTATCCGCAAAGCCCGCTTGCTCTATCGTGACGATGACAACGGGCTTGATATCCCCGATACGATCTATGCACTGGACTCTTCGACCATAGACCTCTGTCTCAACTTGTTTCCCTGGGCCAATTTCCGAAGAACCAAATCAGCCGTAAAACTCCACACCCTCCTTGATCTGCAAAGCTATATCCCTGCCTTCATTCACATTTCCGATGGCAAACTCCACGATGTCAATATTCTGGACAGGATTATCCTCGAACCCGGAGCCTTTTATATTATGGACAGAGCTTACCTCGACTTCACCCGCCTGTATCGTCTCCACCAATCCAGATGCTTTTTTGTTCTGCGAGCCAAAAAGAACACCCGGTACCGACGGATTAAATCCCACAAGGTGGATCGTTCCACAGGACTTATCTACGACTGGACAATTAAACTCTCAGGCCCAAAGAGCATCAAAGATTTCCCCGAACATCTGCGTGCAGTTAAGTATCGGGATAAGGAACGTAATAAGAAACTGATCTTCATCACGAATAACTTCTCGCTTCCTGCCATGACCATTTGCGAACTGTACAGGAATCGCTGGCACGTTGAGCTATTCTTCAAGTGGATCAAGCAGCACCTGAGAATCAAGAGTTTCTACGGAACCTCTGAGAATGCCGTGAAGTCCCAGATATGGATAGCGGTTTCGGTTTATATGCTCATAGCCATCATAAAAAAGCGTCTTGGGCTTGAGCATAGTTTCCACACAATTCTGCAGGTTTTGAGCTTGACCCTGTTTGAAAAAATACCGTTAAATCAGCTACTTACGAAAGGGCTGGATTTGTCTCCAGACCCAGCGTATCATAACCAACTGAAATTGTTTGATTAAACGTTGGGACACTAG
This genomic interval from Gemmatimonadota bacterium contains the following:
- a CDS encoding IS4 family transposase, translated to MYTGKLVFSQLMDHLPWDTFHRYVKRYNGNHKVKSFFCAEQYRCMAFAQLTCRESLRDVESCLRAQQARLYHIGIKGSVSRNTLANANKVRNWQIYADFAQHLIRKARLLYRDDDNGLDIPDTIYALDSSTIDLCLNLFPWANFRRTKSAVKLHTLLDLQSYIPAFIHISDGKLHDVNILDRIILEPGAFYIMDRAYLDFTRLYRLHQSRCFFVLRAKKNTRYRRIKSHKVDRSTGLIYDWTIKLSGPKSIKDFPEHLRAVKYRDKERNKKLIFITNNFSLPAMTICELYRNRWHVELFFKWIKQHLRIKSFYGTSENAVKSQIWIAVSVYMLIAIIKKRLGLEHSFHTILQVLSLTLFEKIPLNQLLTKGLDLSPDPAYHNQLKLFD